In Pan troglodytes isolate AG18354 chromosome 21, NHGRI_mPanTro3-v2.0_pri, whole genome shotgun sequence, one genomic interval encodes:
- the LOC129135302 gene encoding signal-regulatory protein beta-1 isoform X4, whose protein sequence is MPVPASWPHLPGPFLLLTLLLGLTGVLGEEELQVIQPEKSVLVAAGETATLHCTVTSLIPVGPTQWFRGAGPSRELIYNQKEGHFPRVTTVSDLTKRNNMDLSIRISNITPADAGTYYCVKFRKGSPDDVEFKSGAGTELSVRAKPSAPVVSGPAARATPQHTASFTCESHGFSPRDITLKWFKNGNQLSDFQTNVDPVGENVSYSIHSTAKVVLTREDVHSQVICEVAHVTLQGDPLRGTANLSETIRVPPTLEVTQQPVRAENQVNVTCQVRKFYPQRLQLTWLENGNVSRTETASTLTENKDGTYNWMSWLLVNVSAHRDDVKLTCQVEHDGQPAVSKSHDLKVSAHPKEQGSNTAPGPALASAAPLLIAFLLGPKVLLVVGVSVIYVYWKQKA, encoded by the exons GAGTGTTGGGTGAGGAGGAGCTGCAGGTGATTCAGCCTGAGAAGTCCGTGTTGGTTGCAGCTGGAGAGACGGCCACTCTGCACTGCACTGTGACCTCCCTGATCCCTGTGGGGCCCACCCAGTGGTTCAGAGGAGCTGGACCAAGCCGCGAATTAATCTACAATCAAAAAGAAGGCCACTTCCCCCGGGTAACAACAGTTTCAGACCTCACAAAGAGAAACAACATGGACCTTTCCATCCGCATCAGTAACATCACCCCAGCAGATGCCGGCACCTACTACTGTGTGAAGTTCCGGAAAGGGAGCCCCGACGACGTGGAGTTTAAGTCTGGAGCAGGCACTGAGCTGTCTGTGCGTG CCAAACCCTCTGCCCCCGTGGTATCGGGCCCTGCGGCGAGGGCCACACCTCAGCACACAGCGAGCTTCACCTGCGAGTCCCACGGCTTCTCACCCAGAGACATCACCCTGAAATGGTTCAAAAATGGGAATCAGCTCTCAGACTTCCAGACCAACGTGGACCCCGTAGGAGAGAACGTGTCCTACAGCATCCACAGCACAGCCAAGGTGGTGCTGACCCGCGAGGACGTTCACTCTCAAGTCATCTGCGAGGTGGCCCACGTCACCTTGCAGGGGGACCCTCTTCGTGGGACTGCCAACTTGTCTGAGACCATCCGAG TTCCACCCACCTTGGAGGTTACTCAACAGCCCGTGAGGGCAGAGAACCAGGTGAATGTCACCTGCCAGGTGAGGAAGTTCTACCCCCAGAGACTACAGCTGACCTGGTTGGAGAATGGAAACGTGTCCCGGACAGAAACGGCCTCAACCCTTACAGAGAACAAGGATGGTACCTACAACTGGATGAGCTGGCTCCTGGTGAATGTATCTGCCCACAGGGATGATGTGAAGCTCACCTGCCAGGTGGAGCATGACGGGCAGCCAGCGGTCAGCAAAAGCCATGACCTGAAGGTCTCAGCCCACCCGAAGGAGCAGGGCTCAAATACTGCTCCTG GCCCAGCACTGGCTTCTGCTGCTCCACTTCTCATAGCTTTCCTCCTGGGCCCCAAGGTGCTGCTGGTGGTTGGTGTCTCTGTCATCTATGTCTACTGGAAGCAGAAGGCCTGA